The following proteins are co-located in the Gemmatimonadaceae bacterium genome:
- a CDS encoding NCS1 family nucleobase:cation symporter-1, with amino-acid sequence MTTEQHRGIPSLTYEMGTGGAYDPGLYNADLAPVPANERTWTWIHFAALWVGMAITIPTYTLASSLVDGGWSWQAAVGSIVLGNVIVLIPIALVAEAGTRYGIPFPVFARASFGVVGANIPALLRAIVACGWFGIQTWIGGWAIFKLLEVLWPGIAALPTILPAWVGLGTGELICFTIFWLIQLAIVLRGMESIKFLETYGSPFLLVIGIALLAWAYVKAGGWGPMLDNPAPTADRTGPPLGILGAGLTSAVAFWGTMALSIPDFSRYARSQRDQVVGQAVGLPVTMALFAFIGAAVTSATVVIFGTRISDPVALLARIGGPAMVIISMIGLTIATLTTNIAANVVSPANAFSNVSPSRVSFRKGALITAVIGVLMFPWKLYNDAAAYIFTWLIGYGALLGPVAGIMIADYFLIRNRVLRPDALFLRGRQYEYTGGVNLVAVVALLAGVLPNLPGFLEALGAIDAPGWATAVYQWAWFAGFAISAVVYLIGMRVFYPGHRVVGPPALADTLVFSSRTGQATSTKTGEEQVP; translated from the coding sequence ATGACGACGGAGCAGCACCGCGGAATCCCGAGCCTGACGTACGAGATGGGCACGGGCGGCGCGTACGATCCCGGGTTGTACAACGCCGATCTCGCGCCGGTGCCCGCCAACGAGCGCACGTGGACCTGGATTCATTTCGCGGCGCTGTGGGTGGGAATGGCGATCACGATTCCGACGTACACGTTGGCATCCAGCCTCGTCGACGGCGGCTGGAGCTGGCAGGCGGCCGTCGGGTCGATCGTGCTGGGCAACGTCATCGTGCTCATCCCGATCGCGCTCGTGGCCGAAGCCGGCACGCGCTACGGCATTCCGTTTCCCGTATTCGCGCGCGCGTCGTTCGGCGTCGTCGGCGCGAACATACCCGCGCTGCTTCGGGCGATCGTCGCGTGCGGCTGGTTTGGAATTCAGACGTGGATCGGTGGGTGGGCGATCTTCAAGCTGCTGGAGGTGCTGTGGCCCGGGATCGCGGCGCTTCCGACGATCCTGCCCGCGTGGGTCGGCCTCGGCACCGGCGAGCTGATCTGCTTCACCATCTTCTGGCTCATCCAGCTCGCGATCGTGCTGCGCGGAATGGAATCGATCAAGTTCCTCGAGACGTACGGCTCGCCGTTCCTGCTCGTGATCGGGATCGCGCTGCTCGCGTGGGCGTACGTGAAAGCCGGTGGCTGGGGACCGATGCTGGACAATCCCGCTCCGACCGCCGACAGGACCGGTCCCCCGCTCGGAATTCTCGGCGCCGGCTTGACGTCGGCCGTCGCGTTCTGGGGCACCATGGCGCTCTCGATTCCCGACTTCTCGCGCTACGCCAGGTCGCAGCGCGATCAGGTGGTGGGGCAGGCCGTCGGACTGCCGGTGACGATGGCGCTGTTCGCCTTCATTGGCGCCGCCGTCACCAGCGCCACGGTGGTGATCTTCGGTACGCGCATCTCGGATCCGGTCGCGCTGCTCGCGCGCATCGGCGGCCCGGCGATGGTGATCATCTCGATGATCGGGCTCACGATCGCGACGTTGACCACCAACATCGCCGCCAACGTAGTGTCGCCGGCGAACGCGTTCAGCAACGTTTCGCCGAGCCGGGTCTCGTTCCGCAAGGGCGCGCTGATCACGGCCGTGATCGGCGTGCTGATGTTCCCGTGGAAGCTGTACAACGACGCGGCCGCTTACATCTTCACCTGGCTGATCGGCTACGGCGCGCTGCTCGGCCCGGTCGCCGGAATCATGATCGCGGACTATTTCCTTATCCGGAACCGCGTGCTGCGGCCGGACGCGCTGTTCCTGCGCGGCAGGCAATACGAGTACACCGGCGGCGTGAATCTCGTCGCCGTCGTCGCCTTGCTGGCCGGAGTGCTCCCGAATCTCCCGGGTTTCCTCGAAGCGCTGGGAGCGATCGACGCGCCCGGCTGGGCGACCGCGGTGTATCAATGGGCATGGTTCGCCGGCTTCGCGATCTCAGCGGTGGTGTACCTCATCGGCATGCGGGTGTTCTACCCCGGCCACAGGGTCGTCGGGCCGCCGGCGCTGGCGGACACGCTGGTGTTCTCGAGCCGGACAGGGCAGGCGACCAGCACGAAGACCGGGGAGGAGCAGGTACCGTGA